A single window of Malus sylvestris chromosome 5, drMalSylv7.2, whole genome shotgun sequence DNA harbors:
- the LOC126622494 gene encoding uncharacterized mitochondrial protein AtMg00810-like: MVSSKVHVHGDNMSEINALKQYLNNKFAIKDLGTLKYFLGIEMAHSHKGFFLNQRKYVMDLLHEAKMTDCKPARTPLDSNLKLKTHGDPVPNLSYYQRMVGKLIYLTITRPDISYVVSIVSQFMHSPSMDHLKIVHRVLRYLKGSIGRGILMRNNSHTQISGYTDADWADNSLDRKSTTGICTFVGGNLVTWKSKKQSVVARSSAEAEYRAMASTACELIWLKSLLLALGFPHQQPMSLHCDN, encoded by the exons ATGGTCTCAAGCAAAGTCCACGTGCATG GTGATAATATGTCAGAGATTAATGCTCTTAAACAGTATCTCAACAACAAGTTTGCTATCAAGGATCTTGGCACTCTCAAATACTTTCTGGGCATCGAGATGGCACACTCTCACAAGGGTTTCTTCCTCAACCAACGCAAGTATGTCATGGATCTTCTTCACGAAGCAAAAATGACAGATTGCAAGCCTGCTCGTACCCCCTTGGATAGCAACTTAAAGCTAAAAACTCACGGTGATCCAGTTCCCAATTTAAGTTACTATCAAAGAATGGTTGGCAAACTCATTTATCTGACTATCACACGTCCTGATATATCATATGTCGTCAGCATTGTTAGCCAGTTTATGCACTCTCCAAGCATggatcatttgaagattgttcATCGTGTGCTACGTTATCTTAAGGGTTCCATTGGTAGAGGAATTCTTATGCGTAATAATAGTCACACTCAGATCTCAGGCTATACCGATGCTGACTGGGCAGACAATTCTCTCGATCGCAAGTCTACCACTGGGATTTGTACGTTTGTGGGAGGCAACCTAGTTacctggaaaagcaagaaacaaagtgttgTTGCACGCTCTAGTGCAGAGGCAGAGTATCGTGCTATGGCGTCGACTGCTTGTGAACTTATTTGGCTCAAAAGCCTTCTGTTGGCTTTAGGTTTTCCTCATCAACAACCCATGTCCCTACACTGTGATAATTAG
- the LOC126620985 gene encoding tRNA(His) guanylyltransferase 1-like isoform X1 — translation MANSKYEYVKSYEVEDEVFLPNLIVVRIDGSDFQRFSEVHEFEKPNDEVALNLMNSCAISVSEAFPDVVFSYGFSDEYSFVFKKTSRFYQRRASKVGTIIVSFFTSAYVMKWREFFPHKELMYNPSFHAHVIRCASEEVLQSYLLWRQNNCHTNNLHNTCLWELIKSGMTKSEAVDLLKDSSKEEKNDLLYRKCDINYQKLHSMFRQGSCVLKTEVFEVVKHNENGSPVKRLRRMSSIVHSKNIAERSFWNKHTHLQKELGCFTKDIGKVEPDYIRSFQHEDKLIPSTWVVIRIDGCHFHRFSEVHEFVKPNDEQAINLMNSCAVAVLKEFQDLVFSYGVSDEYSFVLKKDSQFYQRQASEMVSVIVSFFTSMYVMKWKDFFPQKELKYPPYFDGRAVCYPSYEILRDYLSWRQVDCHINNQYNTCFWELVKSGKRKSEAQLILKGTQTGDKEKLLNQFGIEYNKLPVMFRHGSSALWDKEDTTRIHEKEECNGNSGKRVIVEHCNIIEPTFWDAHPTILSG, via the exons ATGGCAAACAGTAAATACGAGTATGTCAAGTCGTATGAAGTTGAAGACGAGGTTTTCCTGCCCAATTTGATCGTTGTTCGGATTGATGGTAGTGATTTTCAAAG GTTTTCTGAAGTTCATGAATTTGAGAAACCAAATGATGAGGTAGCTCTGAATTTGATGAATTCATGCGCAATTTCTGTGTCAGAGGCATTTCCAGATGTAGTGTTTTCATATGGCTTCAGTGATGAATACAG CTTTGTCTTCAAGAAGACGTCCAGGTTCTACCAAAGGCGTGCCAG CAAAGTAGGGACCATTATCGTATCTTTCTTCACCTCTGCATATGTCATGAAATGGAGAGAATTCTTCCCTCATAAGGAGTTAATGTACAACCCTTCATTTCATGCACATGTTATACGCTGTGCATCAGAAGAAGTCCTTCAGTCATATCTTTTGTGGAGACAAAACAATT GTCATACAAATAACCTACATAACACCTGCCTATGGGAGCTAATTAAATCTGGAATGACCAAAAGCGAAGCAGTGGACTTACTAAAG GACAGcagcaaggaagaaaaaaatgacCTTCTTTACAGAAAGTGTGATATCAACTATCAAAAGTTGCATTCAATGTTTCGACAAGGATCCTGCGTTTTGAAAACAGAG GTGTTTGAAGTTGTGAAGCACAATGAAAATGGTTCTCCTGTCAAGAGACTTAGGAGAATGTCAAGCATAGTCCATTCGAAGAATATAGCTGAGAGAAGTTTTTGGAACAAGCACACACATCTTCAGAAGGAACTTGGTTGTTTTACAAAGGATATTGGAAAAGTTGAACCTGATTATATTAGGTCCTTCCAGCATGAAGATAAACTGATCCCATCAACGTGGGTTGTAATTAGGATCGATGGTTGCCATTTTCACAG GTTTTCTGAAGTTCATGAATTTGTGAAGCCGAATGATGAGCAAGCTATCAACCTTATGAATTCATGTGCAGTGGCTGTTCTAAAAGAGTTCCAAGACTTGGTTTTCTCTTATGGAGTCAGTGACGAATACAG ctttgttttgaagaaGGATTCTCAATTCTATCAGAGGCAAGCGAG TGAGATGGTATCTGTTATTGTGTCATTCTTCACTTCAATGTACGTTATGAAATGGAAAGATTTCTTCCCACAAAAAGAGTTGAAGTACCCTCCGTATTTTGATGGGCGTGCTGTCTGCTATCCTTCATATGAAATTCTTCGAGATTATCTATCCTGGAGACAAGTCGATT GTCACATTAACAACCAATACAATACTTGTTTCTGGGAGCTTGTTAAgtctggaaaaagaaaaagtgaagCTCAGCTCATCCTGAAG GGTACTCAAACAGGAGACAAAGAGAAATTGCTTAACCAATTTGGTATCGAGTACAACAAATTACCAGTCATGTTCCGCCATGGATCTTCTGCTTTGTGGGACAAG GAAGACACCACAAGGATACACGAGAAGGAAGAATGTAATGGTAATTCTGGGAAAAGAGTTATTGTAGAACATTGTAATATTATTGAGCCAACCTTTTGGGATGCACACCCAACAATTCTTTCTGGGTGA
- the LOC126620985 gene encoding tRNA(His) guanylyltransferase 1-like isoform X2 gives MANSKYEYVKSYEVEDEVFLPNLIVVRIDGSDFQRFSEVHEFEKPNDEVALNLMNSCAISVSEAFPDVVFSYGFSDEYSFVFKKTSRFYQRRASKVGTIIVSFFTSAYVMKWREFFPHKELMYNPSFHAHVIRCASEEVLQSYLLWRQNNCHTNNLHNTCLWELIKSGMTKSEAVDLLKDSSKEEKNDLLYRKCDINYQKLHSMFRQGSCVLKTEVFEVVKHNENGSPVKRLRRMSSIVHSKNIAERSFWNKHTHLQKELGCFTKDIGKVEPDYIRSFQHEDKLIPSTWVVIRIDGCHFHRFSEVHEFVKPNDEQAINLMNSCAVAVLKEFQDLVFSYGVSDEYSFVLKKDSQFYQRQASEMVSVIVSFFTSMYVMKWKDFFPQKELKYPPYFDGRAVCYPSYEILRDYLSWRQVDCHINNQYNTCFWELVKSGKRKSEAQLILKGTQTGDKEKLLNQFGIEYNKLPVMFRHGSSALWDKDHTFMKGKPTYDVF, from the exons ATGGCAAACAGTAAATACGAGTATGTCAAGTCGTATGAAGTTGAAGACGAGGTTTTCCTGCCCAATTTGATCGTTGTTCGGATTGATGGTAGTGATTTTCAAAG GTTTTCTGAAGTTCATGAATTTGAGAAACCAAATGATGAGGTAGCTCTGAATTTGATGAATTCATGCGCAATTTCTGTGTCAGAGGCATTTCCAGATGTAGTGTTTTCATATGGCTTCAGTGATGAATACAG CTTTGTCTTCAAGAAGACGTCCAGGTTCTACCAAAGGCGTGCCAG CAAAGTAGGGACCATTATCGTATCTTTCTTCACCTCTGCATATGTCATGAAATGGAGAGAATTCTTCCCTCATAAGGAGTTAATGTACAACCCTTCATTTCATGCACATGTTATACGCTGTGCATCAGAAGAAGTCCTTCAGTCATATCTTTTGTGGAGACAAAACAATT GTCATACAAATAACCTACATAACACCTGCCTATGGGAGCTAATTAAATCTGGAATGACCAAAAGCGAAGCAGTGGACTTACTAAAG GACAGcagcaaggaagaaaaaaatgacCTTCTTTACAGAAAGTGTGATATCAACTATCAAAAGTTGCATTCAATGTTTCGACAAGGATCCTGCGTTTTGAAAACAGAG GTGTTTGAAGTTGTGAAGCACAATGAAAATGGTTCTCCTGTCAAGAGACTTAGGAGAATGTCAAGCATAGTCCATTCGAAGAATATAGCTGAGAGAAGTTTTTGGAACAAGCACACACATCTTCAGAAGGAACTTGGTTGTTTTACAAAGGATATTGGAAAAGTTGAACCTGATTATATTAGGTCCTTCCAGCATGAAGATAAACTGATCCCATCAACGTGGGTTGTAATTAGGATCGATGGTTGCCATTTTCACAG GTTTTCTGAAGTTCATGAATTTGTGAAGCCGAATGATGAGCAAGCTATCAACCTTATGAATTCATGTGCAGTGGCTGTTCTAAAAGAGTTCCAAGACTTGGTTTTCTCTTATGGAGTCAGTGACGAATACAG ctttgttttgaagaaGGATTCTCAATTCTATCAGAGGCAAGCGAG TGAGATGGTATCTGTTATTGTGTCATTCTTCACTTCAATGTACGTTATGAAATGGAAAGATTTCTTCCCACAAAAAGAGTTGAAGTACCCTCCGTATTTTGATGGGCGTGCTGTCTGCTATCCTTCATATGAAATTCTTCGAGATTATCTATCCTGGAGACAAGTCGATT GTCACATTAACAACCAATACAATACTTGTTTCTGGGAGCTTGTTAAgtctggaaaaagaaaaagtgaagCTCAGCTCATCCTGAAG GGTACTCAAACAGGAGACAAAGAGAAATTGCTTAACCAATTTGGTATCGAGTACAACAAATTACCAGTCATGTTCCGCCATGGATCTTCTGCTTTGTGGGACAAG GATCACACATTTATGAAAGGAAAACCCACATATGATGTTTTTTAA